In one Hoplias malabaricus isolate fHopMal1 chromosome X1, fHopMal1.hap1, whole genome shotgun sequence genomic region, the following are encoded:
- the LOC136675662 gene encoding prohibitin-2-like: MASQEPGGFLQQLRQIVGRMSSGGPRGTGLGVKLLIGAGAMAYGLKEAMYTVEGGQRAIIFNRIGGMEMDTVLTEGLHFRIPWFQYPIIYDIRARPRKISSLTGSKDLQMVNLTLRVLSRPVASNLPFMYQHLGLDYDERVLPSIVNEVLKSVVAKFNASQLITQRAQVSLLIRRDLIERAKDFNIILDDVAITELSFSREYTAAVEAKQVAHQEAQRAQFYVEKAKQDQKQKIIQAEGEAEAAKMLGEAVTKNPGYLKLRRIRAAQNIAKTVASSQNKVYLNADSLVLNLQDSNFNKLWLGK; the protein is encoded by the exons GGTTTTCTGCAACAGCTGCGGCAGATTGTTGGACGCATGTCCTCTGGTGGTCCTAGAGGAACAGGACTTGGTGTCAAACTGCTCATTGGAGCGGGAGCCATGGCTTACGGGCTCAAAGAAGCAATGTACACAG TGGAGGGTGGACAGAGGGCCATCATCTTTAACAGAATTGGAGGAATGGAGATGGACACGGTGCTCACAGAAGGGCTGCATTTCAG GATACCATGGTTTCAGTACCCAATCATCTATGACATCCGAGCCAGACCCAGGAAGATTTCATCCCTCACTGGAAGCAAAG ATCTTCAGATGGTGAACCTTACTCTGCGAGTGCTGTCTCGGCCAGTGGCCTCTAACCTGCCATTCATGTATCAGCACCTGGGTTTGGACTATGACGAGCGGGTGCTGCCCTCCATCGTCAATGAAGTGCTGAAGAGTGTCGTGGCCAAATTTAATGCTTCCCAGCTCATCACACAGAGAGCTCAG GTGTCCCTGCTCATCAGGAGGGACCTGATTGAAAGAGCTAAGGACTTCAACATAATTCTGGATGACGTGGCCATTACAGAGCTGAGCTTCAGCAGGGAATACACTGCTGCAGTAGAGGCTAAGCAAGTCG CCCACCAGGAGGCTCAGAGAGCCCAGTTCTATGTGGAAAAGGCTAAGCAGGACCAGAAGCAGAAGATCATCCAGGCTGAAGGAGAGGCCGAGGCGGCTAAAATG CTGGGTGAGGCTGTTACAAAGAATCCTGGCTATCTTAAACTCCGACGCATCAGAGCCGCCCAAAACATCGCCAAGACG GTGGCGAGCTCTCAGAACAAGGTGTATCTCAATGCAGACAGCCTGGTGTTGAATCTACAGGACAGCAACTTTAACAA GCTGTGGTTGGGGAAATGA